One stretch of Amycolatopsis sp. NBC_00345 DNA includes these proteins:
- a CDS encoding aminodeoxychorismate/anthranilate synthase component II yields MRVLVVDNYDSFVYNLVQYLAQLGADCTVWRNDVVDLERVPEFDAVLVSPGPGTPERAGQSIDVIAKCAETRTPMLGVCLGHQALGVHFGATVDRAPELLHGKTSQVHHTGAGVLAGLPDGFTATRYHSLTVLPETIPEDVFEITGRTESGVVMGMRHRSLPLEGVQFHPESVLTQGGHRMLATWLASVGHPVEPALVDDLERATQALQKAAAA; encoded by the coding sequence ATGCGTGTACTCGTCGTCGACAACTACGACAGCTTCGTCTACAACCTCGTGCAGTACCTGGCCCAGCTCGGCGCCGACTGCACGGTGTGGCGTAACGACGTGGTCGACCTCGAGCGCGTCCCCGAGTTCGACGCGGTGCTCGTCTCGCCCGGCCCGGGCACGCCCGAGCGCGCCGGCCAGAGCATCGACGTGATCGCGAAGTGCGCCGAGACGCGCACGCCCATGCTCGGCGTCTGCCTCGGTCACCAGGCCCTCGGTGTGCACTTCGGCGCCACTGTGGACCGTGCGCCGGAGCTGTTGCACGGCAAGACCAGCCAGGTCCACCACACCGGCGCCGGCGTGCTCGCCGGGCTGCCGGACGGGTTCACGGCCACCCGCTACCACTCGCTCACCGTGCTGCCGGAGACGATCCCCGAGGACGTCTTCGAGATCACCGGCCGCACCGAGTCCGGTGTGGTGATGGGCATGCGCCACCGCTCGCTGCCGCTGGAGGGGGTGCAGTTCCACCCCGAGTCCGTGCTCACCCAGGGCGGGCACCGGATGCTCGCCACCTGGCTGGCTTCGGTCGGGCACCCGGTCGAGCCTGCGCTGGTCGACGACCTGGAGCGCGCCACCCAGGCGTTGCAGAAGGCCGCCGCTGCGTGA